Proteins from a single region of Rhodovibrio salinarum DSM 9154:
- the prsK gene encoding XrtA/PEP-CTERM system histidine kinase PrsK, whose protein sequence is MISALAFLATGLGFLGLAALTAVLGWARGQARLLAAALTLHGLWAVSVAIASPVSWIAEPYLHFARALAWMVFFAGLTTTRAHRTDSASSTPEDTAGTHAGRRTWTVVGLLAGIFLGLTTLAWAGVPGVWQFVAALQLVAGVFVLALIAGVLRNSDEAARWHLKFLCFPLAALFAYELFLDAQLLGLGVWSQELLEVQALLNLVAVPVMALGVLRARLWQRQLQISHRGALYSTALIASGLYLLVVAAVAVALGGLAPAYRLPVQVAFLFLTVLALLAVLTSGAVRAGAKHFIARNFFTRKYDYLHEWQRLLATLADDRSGAPLETRLIEAIANLVEAPGGALYTYDPGAGTEARPRLAGSWNFRPASPPALHPADFETSMPSREGPAAPQPLDQAALETRAPEVWLAVPLVRGATLVGFVALPRPRAARTIDAEDRALIVMAAQHCAGQLAEQRMAQASAETRQFERFSRHYAFVVHDIKNIVSQLALLLKNFERHGHDPEFRADMTETVAHAVGRLEALTARIQGLKSGLDEEDLTPTPLAELLQTRVHSLNREGGSSVELHVDPAASELTARLPHARFTAVIDHLIANAREAVADPAAERSGAPVRVELGASETAAVIDVVDRGCGMSPSFVDQELFKPFRSTKSGGLGMGAYQCRELARELGGDLEALSTPGAGTTMRLSVPYLRAAPSAPPSHDEPLETAS, encoded by the coding sequence ATGATCAGCGCACTGGCCTTTCTCGCTACCGGATTGGGATTCCTAGGTCTTGCCGCCCTCACGGCCGTACTCGGCTGGGCACGCGGACAGGCCCGGCTGTTGGCGGCGGCGCTGACACTGCACGGGCTCTGGGCCGTAAGCGTCGCCATCGCCAGCCCGGTGAGCTGGATCGCCGAGCCCTACCTCCATTTCGCGCGCGCGCTGGCTTGGATGGTCTTTTTCGCAGGCCTAACCACCACACGTGCGCACCGCACCGACAGCGCGTCCTCGACGCCTGAAGATACCGCCGGCACACACGCCGGCCGACGGACCTGGACCGTCGTCGGACTCCTGGCCGGTATCTTCCTGGGCCTGACGACGCTGGCCTGGGCGGGGGTGCCCGGGGTCTGGCAATTCGTCGCCGCCCTGCAGCTGGTCGCGGGGGTGTTCGTGCTGGCGTTGATCGCCGGGGTGCTGCGCAACTCCGACGAGGCGGCGCGCTGGCATCTGAAATTTCTCTGCTTCCCGCTGGCCGCACTGTTTGCTTACGAGCTGTTCCTGGACGCGCAACTGCTGGGCCTCGGCGTCTGGAGCCAGGAGTTGTTGGAGGTTCAGGCGTTGTTGAACCTGGTGGCCGTTCCGGTGATGGCGTTGGGGGTGCTGCGCGCCCGCTTGTGGCAGCGCCAGCTGCAAATCTCCCACCGGGGCGCGCTCTACTCCACCGCACTGATCGCGAGCGGCCTGTACCTGCTGGTCGTGGCGGCGGTCGCGGTGGCGTTGGGCGGACTGGCGCCCGCCTACCGGCTGCCAGTGCAGGTCGCCTTCCTGTTCCTGACCGTGCTGGCCTTGCTCGCGGTGCTGACGTCGGGCGCGGTCCGGGCTGGGGCGAAACACTTCATCGCGCGTAACTTCTTCACCCGGAAATACGACTATCTGCACGAATGGCAGCGCCTGCTCGCCACACTGGCCGATGACCGCAGCGGCGCTCCGCTGGAAACCCGCCTGATCGAGGCGATCGCGAACCTGGTGGAAGCGCCGGGCGGCGCGCTCTACACCTACGACCCCGGCGCGGGCACGGAGGCGCGCCCGCGTTTGGCGGGCAGCTGGAACTTCCGGCCGGCAAGCCCGCCCGCATTACACCCCGCCGATTTCGAGACCAGCATGCCGTCGCGGGAAGGTCCGGCCGCACCGCAGCCTTTGGACCAGGCCGCGCTTGAAACGCGTGCGCCCGAGGTTTGGCTGGCCGTGCCGTTGGTTCGGGGCGCCACGCTGGTCGGCTTCGTCGCCCTGCCCCGGCCCCGCGCGGCGCGGACGATCGACGCGGAAGACCGCGCCCTGATCGTCATGGCCGCGCAGCACTGCGCCGGCCAGCTGGCCGAGCAACGGATGGCGCAGGCAAGCGCGGAAACTCGACAATTCGAGCGTTTCTCAAGGCACTATGCCTTTGTGGTCCACGACATCAAAAACATCGTGAGTCAACTTGCCTTGCTGCTGAAGAACTTTGAACGCCACGGCCACGATCCGGAATTCCGCGCCGACATGACCGAGACGGTGGCCCATGCCGTGGGCCGGCTGGAAGCGCTAACGGCGCGCATCCAGGGCCTCAAGTCGGGGCTGGATGAAGAGGATCTGACGCCGACCCCGCTCGCCGAGTTGTTACAGACCCGGGTGCACAGCCTGAACCGGGAGGGCGGCTCATCGGTCGAGTTGCATGTCGACCCGGCCGCCAGCGAGCTCACCGCCCGACTGCCGCACGCGCGCTTCACCGCCGTGATCGACCACCTGATCGCCAACGCCCGGGAGGCGGTGGCCGATCCCGCCGCCGAGAGGTCCGGCGCGCCCGTGCGCGTGGAACTGGGGGCAAGCGAGACGGCGGCGGTGATCGATGTGGTCGACCGCGGCTGCGGCATGTCGCCAAGCTTCGTCGACCAGGAACTGTTCAAGCCGTTCCGGTCGACCAAGTCGGGCGGCCTTGGCATGGGCGCCTATCAGTGCCGCGAACTGGCGCGCGAACTGGGCGGTGACCTGGAAGCCCTCAGCACCCCCGGCGCCGGCACCACGATGCGTCTGAGCGTGCCGTACCTTCGCGCGGCGCCGAGCGCGCCGCCCTCGCATGACGAACCTCTGGAGACTGCGTCGTGA